One part of the Accipiter gentilis chromosome 36, bAccGen1.1, whole genome shotgun sequence genome encodes these proteins:
- the LOC126035003 gene encoding C-type lectin domain family 2 member E-like isoform X1, whose product MKEMRDYSGFWGVERSKRAGYSLETKPEVRVACQVTMAVLFIALLVTAITFAVQAFQPRPQPCFRCPFDWIGYRGKCYYFSEAEGNWTSSQDNCSALGASLAMLDSMEDLSFVIRYKGISEHWIGLSREDEEQPWRWVNHSHLSRLFRIHGGGLCAYLNNNGLSSSRCSTERSWVCNKLELQSPSKGNGMRWAQNLCFSS is encoded by the exons ATGAAGGAAATGAGGGATTATTCCGGATTTTGGGGTGTGGAAAGGAGCAAGCGAGCAG GTTACAGCCTTGAGACGAAGCCGGAGGTGCGTGTTGCCTGTCAGGTGACGATGGCGGTGCTGTTCATAGCTCTGCTCGTCACGGCCATCACTTTTGCAG TGCAGGCTTTTCAGCCTCGTCCCCAACCCTGCTTTCGGTGTCCATTCGACTGGATCGGGTACAGAGGAAAATGCTACTATTTTTCGGAGGCTGAGGGGAACTGGACATCCAGCCAGGACAATTGCTCAGCACTTGGTGCTTCCTTGGCCATGCTTGACAGCATGGAAGACTTG aGCTTCGTGATAAGATACAAAGGGATCTCAGAGCATTGGATTGGCCTTTCACGGGAAGATGAGGAGCAGCCATGGAGATGGGTGAACCACTCGCATTTATCTCGCCT GTTCCGGATCCACGGTGGTGGCCTCTGCGCCTACCTGAACAACAACGGGCTCAGCTCCTCCCGCTGCAGCACTGAGAGGAGCTGGGTTTGCAATAAGCTCGAGCTGCAGAGCCCGAGCAAGGGCAATGGAATGAGATGGGCTCAAAACCTTTGCTTCAGCTCCTAA
- the LOC126034996 gene encoding C-type lectin domain family 2 member B-like isoform X3, translating to MVKRGSNTKKPDQERSRSSQVFVPLCVVLVLLTFVLLVALTAFSFAVVRSGSRLPQPDFSHVCPDTWLGFQGKCYYFSEAESNWTTSQESCKALGASLALINTMDELTFIKRYKGEANHWFGLRKEKDDSWWWTNGTAFNNWFEVRGGGACAYLNHERISSSLCHTKKNWLCSRPDNYILWKQKAYP from the exons ATGGTGAAGAGAG GGTCCAACACCAAGAAGCCCGACCAGGAAAGATCGCGCTCGTCTCAGGTTTTCGTCCCTCTGTGTGTGGTGCTGGTGCTCCTCACCTTCGTCCTGCTGGTGGCCTTGACTG CTTTCTCTTTTGCAGTTGTCCGTTCAGGATCCCGTTTGCCTCAGCCTGACTTCTCCCACGTCTGCCCAGACACCTGGCTTGGTTTCCAAGGGAAATGCTATTATTTTTCTGAGGCTGAGAGCAATTGGACCACCAGTCAGGAAAGCTGCAAGGCCCTGGGAGCTTCACTGGCCCTCATAAACACAATGGATGAGCTG ACCTTCATTAAACGCTATAAAGGCGAAGCTAACCATTGGTTTGGGCTGCGAAAGGAGAAGGATGACAGCTGGTGGTGGACCAACGGCACAGCCTTCAACAACTG GTTTGAGGTGCGGGGTGGTGGGGCCTGTGCATACCTGAACCACGAGAGGATCAGCTCATCCCTGTGCCACACCAAGAAGAACTGGCTGTGCAGCAGACCCGACAATTACATCCTCTGGAAGCAAAAAGCATATCCGTAA
- the LOC126034991 gene encoding E3 ubiquitin-protein ligase TRIM7-like, which produces MDEQLQVVATKIFGGPADTCEEKIQSHLQSLRKLLAEFLDWRTNEEKRHRDYLETSKAERRRIGAEFERLHRFLVEKEHVVLGRLAELDAAFEAAQAEKSLRVAEGITRLHGLIGQLEVKRTPQDIGSILSSWSEMRLHLPSELPTELEKSLSSCRRQRDALWQALKEFRDTGQPETKPGRGRCPSAEEKAKPPREPGAVPLPQLLADRKSVRWDEEERDEAEEPRRAQGPAGGSERVTLGRCRTRTC; this is translated from the exons ATGGACGAGCAGCTGCAGGTTGTGGCCACGAAGATTTTTGGGGGACCCGCCGACACCTGTGAG GAGAAAATCCAGTCTCACCTGCAATCCCTAAGGAAGTTGTTGGCAGAGTTTCTGGACTGGAGAACAAACGAAGAGAAGCGACACCGGGACTACCTG gagACAAGCAAAGCCGAGCGGCGCCGCATCGGGGCCGAGTTCGAGCGGCTGCACCGGTTCCTGGTGGAGAAGGAGCATGTGGTGCTGGGGCGGCTGGCGGAGCTGGATGCCGCCTTTGAAGCAGCCCAAGCAGAAAAATCTTTGCGGGTGGCCGAGGGGATTACGCGGCTCCACGGGCTCATCGGGCAGCTGGAGGTCAAGCGCACACCCCAG gATATCGGGAGCATCCTAAGCAG CTGGAGCGAAATGAGGCTTCACCTCCCCTCCGAGCTCCCCACCGAGCTGGAGAAGAGCCTGAGCTCCTGCCGCCGCCAACGGGACGCTCTCTGGCAGGCCCTGAAGGAATTCAGAG aCACGGGGCAACCCGAAACAAAgccaggaagggggagatgtcCCAGCGCAGAAGAAAAGG CGAAGCCGCCTCGGGAGCCCGGCGCAGTTCCTCTCCCGCAGCTTCTGGCAGACAGAAAGAGCGTGCGGTGGGACGAAGAGGAGCGGGACGAGGCTGAAGAGCCCCGGCGAGCCCAAGGGCCGGCCGGCGGTAGCGAGCGGGTCACCCTGGGGAGATGCAGGACACGGACGTGTTAG
- the LOC126035003 gene encoding C-type lectin domain family 2 member E-like isoform X2 has protein sequence MWGLVFSTMARYGYSLETKPEVRVACQVTMAVLFIALLVTAITFAVQAFQPRPQPCFRCPFDWIGYRGKCYYFSEAEGNWTSSQDNCSALGASLAMLDSMEDLSFVIRYKGISEHWIGLSREDEEQPWRWVNHSHLSRLFRIHGGGLCAYLNNNGLSSSRCSTERSWVCNKLELQSPSKGNGMRWAQNLCFSS, from the exons ATGTGGGGCTTGGTGTTCTCCACGATGGCCCGATATG GTTACAGCCTTGAGACGAAGCCGGAGGTGCGTGTTGCCTGTCAGGTGACGATGGCGGTGCTGTTCATAGCTCTGCTCGTCACGGCCATCACTTTTGCAG TGCAGGCTTTTCAGCCTCGTCCCCAACCCTGCTTTCGGTGTCCATTCGACTGGATCGGGTACAGAGGAAAATGCTACTATTTTTCGGAGGCTGAGGGGAACTGGACATCCAGCCAGGACAATTGCTCAGCACTTGGTGCTTCCTTGGCCATGCTTGACAGCATGGAAGACTTG aGCTTCGTGATAAGATACAAAGGGATCTCAGAGCATTGGATTGGCCTTTCACGGGAAGATGAGGAGCAGCCATGGAGATGGGTGAACCACTCGCATTTATCTCGCCT GTTCCGGATCCACGGTGGTGGCCTCTGCGCCTACCTGAACAACAACGGGCTCAGCTCCTCCCGCTGCAGCACTGAGAGGAGCTGGGTTTGCAATAAGCTCGAGCTGCAGAGCCCGAGCAAGGGCAATGGAATGAGATGGGCTCAAAACCTTTGCTTCAGCTCCTAA
- the LOC126035006 gene encoding butyrophilin subfamily 1 member A1-like, with protein sequence MAFFLKPRPRTWDLALDYHTAKQFEVDVTLDPATAGPEVILSEDLKEASWGRPGHRWPEGPGQFDTDPCMLGSEGFTSGRHYWEVEANGRFWAVGVALESVQRKGRILFKPNTEIWGLQKYDELCVALTAPSNTSVPLLNGEIGVYLDYEVGQVSFYAVGSRQRIFTFPVASFSGEKVFPYFCVLLSTIKLSPKG encoded by the exons ATGGCTTTCTTCCTCAAACCACGGCCGCGCACATGGGATCTTGCCCTGGACTACCACACCGCAAAACAGTTTGAAG TGGACGTGACCCTGGATCCGGCCACGGCGGGACCCGAGGTGATCCTCTCTGAGGACCTCAAAGAGGCCAGCTGGGGTAGACCTGGACACCGGTGGCCTGAGGGTCCGGGCCAGTTCGACACGGATCCGTGCATGTTGGGCAGCGAGGGCTTCACCTCGGGCCGTCACTACTGGGAGGTGGAAGCGAACGGGCGCTTCTGGGCCGTTGGGGTGGCCCTTGAGTCGGTTCAGAGGAAAGGCCGGATCCTCTTCAAGCCTAATACTGAGATTTGGGGCTTGCAGAAGTACGATGAGCTCTGTGTGGCCCTCACAGCTCCTTCCAACACCTCTGTCCCACTCCTCAACGGGGAGATAGGGGTCTACCTGGACTATGAGGTGGGACAGGTCTCCTTCTATGCTGTTGGCAGCCGCCAACGcatcttcaccttccccgtggcTTCCTTCAGCGGAGAGAAGGTCTTCCCCTACTTCTGCGTGCTTCTCTCCACCATCAAACTGTCCCCGAAGGGTTGA
- the LOC126034992 gene encoding killer cell lectin-like receptor subfamily B member 1B allele C isoform X1, with protein sequence MAGEIIYADLRHPGDGFSSAEKRHAPALCPRWHGVVLKVSGLGHLILLVLVVVLSAWVFQGSLQPVMTSIPWQGSETRGKNHTEQCMISALMQYYCKPRQDSPTACAGCKLCPQDWQLHGDRCYRLSKETGNWNQGKKGCENQGSQLAMLRDKKEEEYIKNITGGRTQPVWIGLLSSHRKWRWVDNTSLNTKMFHTLPEVDEGCGTLKNKVLEVDICNAEHEWVCQKHPFQLSPSMVGGGEKCDSSV encoded by the exons ATGGCTGGGGAAATAATTTATGCTGATTTAAGGCATCCTGGGGatggtttttcttctgctgagaAGCGTCACG CTCCTGCCTTGTGCCCACGGTGGCATGGGGTCGTCCTCAAAGTCAGTGGGCTGGGGCACCTCatcctgctggtgctggtggtagTGCTGAGCGCATGGG TTTTTCAGGGCTCTCTGCAGCCGGTGATGACAAGCATTCCCTGGCAAGGCAGCGAGACCAGGGGAAAGAACCACACGGAGCAATGCATGATTTCAGCCCTGATGCAGTATTACTGCAAGCCCCGGCAGGACAGCCCCACAG CCTGTGCTGGCTGCAAGCTGTGTCCCCAGGACTGGCAGCTCCATGGGGACAGATGCTACCGGCTTTCCAAGGAAACGGGGAACTGGAATCAAGGCAAGAAAGGCTGCGAAAATCAGGGGTCTCAGCTGGCAATGCTCCGGGACAAGAAAGAAGAG GAGTACATCAAGAATATTACAGGCGGACGCACGCAGCCGGTGTGGATTGGATTACTATCATCCCACAGGAAATGGAGATGGGTGGACAACACATCCCTCAACACCAAAAT GTTTCACACCCTGCCGGAGGTGGATGAAGGGTGTGGGACACTGAAAAACAAGGTGTTGGAGGTCGATATCTGTAACGCTGAACACGAGTGGGTTTGCCAGAAACACCCTTTCCAGCTCTCCCCATCGATGGTGGGAGGTGGAGAGAAATGCGACTCCTCTGTCTGA
- the LOC126034993 gene encoding histone H1.4-like encodes MSLRQKGPWPSLSHLVLTTVRSCTDRKGASFPFIKNMLATKGYNVVRNGSHLKVAVGALLSKGLLQQVTGSGLTGSFRLGHAGEERAEGTGRRGRAVGEARRRPAGTTKGPRRAVKATARRLKTRRPRGKAAAAGGVEEVGDPAPAEGERRPERQDQPGGEDAPGPTRTMETLVKVHYWADLVHLLKGKCLFDTECLLLWRCAVVVELLKVIIVYQTKIGNA; translated from the exons ATGTCGCTGCGGCAGAAGGGCCCGTGGCCGTCGTTGTCGCATCTCGTTCTCACCACCGTTCGTTCATGCACGGACCGTAAAGGGGCTTCCTTCCCTTTTATTAAGAACATGCTTGCCACCAAGGGTTACAACGTGGTGCGGAACGGTAGTCATTTGAAGGTGGCGGTCGGCGCTTTGCTAAGCAAAGGGCTTTTGCAGCAGGTGACGGGCAGCGGCCTCACCGGTTCGTTCCGCCTCGGCCATGCCGGTGAGGAGCGAGCGGAGGGAACCGGGCGGCGCGGGAGGGCGGTCGGTGAAGCCCGTAGGCGCCCCGCCGGGACGACTAAGGGGCCGAGGCGCGCTGTTAAAGCCACCGCGCGGCGCTTGAAGACGAGGAGACCGAGGGGAAAGGCGGCGGCGGCTGGAGGCGTGGAGGAAGTCGGGGATCCTGCGCCGGCTGAGG GTGAACGGCGGCCAGAGCGGCAGGACCAGCCCGGCGGGGAGGACGCTCCCGGACCAACGAGGACAATGGAAACCCTTGTGAAG gttcattattgggcggatttggtccatcttctcaaggggaagtgtctttttgatacagaatgtcttttgttgtggagatgtgcagtcgtggtagagttgtTAAAAGTCATAATTGTTTATCAAACGAAAATAGGTAATGCTTAA
- the LOC126035003 gene encoding C-type lectin domain family 2 member D-like isoform X4: protein MAVLFIALLVTAITFAVQAFQPRPQPCFRCPFDWIGYRGKCYYFSEAEGNWTSSQDNCSALGASLAMLDSMEDLSFVIRYKGISEHWIGLSREDEEQPWRWVNHSHLSRLFRIHGGGLCAYLNNNGLSSSRCSTERSWVCNKLELQSPSKGNGMRWAQNLCFSS from the exons ATGGCGGTGCTGTTCATAGCTCTGCTCGTCACGGCCATCACTTTTGCAG TGCAGGCTTTTCAGCCTCGTCCCCAACCCTGCTTTCGGTGTCCATTCGACTGGATCGGGTACAGAGGAAAATGCTACTATTTTTCGGAGGCTGAGGGGAACTGGACATCCAGCCAGGACAATTGCTCAGCACTTGGTGCTTCCTTGGCCATGCTTGACAGCATGGAAGACTTG aGCTTCGTGATAAGATACAAAGGGATCTCAGAGCATTGGATTGGCCTTTCACGGGAAGATGAGGAGCAGCCATGGAGATGGGTGAACCACTCGCATTTATCTCGCCT GTTCCGGATCCACGGTGGTGGCCTCTGCGCCTACCTGAACAACAACGGGCTCAGCTCCTCCCGCTGCAGCACTGAGAGGAGCTGGGTTTGCAATAAGCTCGAGCTGCAGAGCCCGAGCAAGGGCAATGGAATGAGATGGGCTCAAAACCTTTGCTTCAGCTCCTAA
- the LOC126034996 gene encoding C-type lectin domain family 2 member D-like isoform X2 — protein MGKGAQKPGSSDQEEVLNNCKDIEKDCKWGSNTKKPDQERSRSSQVFVPLCVVLVLLTFVLLVALTVVRSGSRLPQPDFSHVCPDTWLGFQGKCYYFSEAESNWTTSQESCKALGASLALINTMDELTFIKRYKGEANHWFGLRKEKDDSWWWTNGTAFNNWFEVRGGGACAYLNHERISSSLCHTKKNWLCSRPDNYILWKQKAYP, from the exons ATGGGGAAAGGAGCACAAAAGCCAGGTTCTTCAGACCAAGAGGAAGTGTTGAACAACTGCAAGGATATAGAGAAAGATTGCAAGTGGG GGTCCAACACCAAGAAGCCCGACCAGGAAAGATCGCGCTCGTCTCAGGTTTTCGTCCCTCTGTGTGTGGTGCTGGTGCTCCTCACCTTCGTCCTGCTGGTGGCCTTGACTG TTGTCCGTTCAGGATCCCGTTTGCCTCAGCCTGACTTCTCCCACGTCTGCCCAGACACCTGGCTTGGTTTCCAAGGGAAATGCTATTATTTTTCTGAGGCTGAGAGCAATTGGACCACCAGTCAGGAAAGCTGCAAGGCCCTGGGAGCTTCACTGGCCCTCATAAACACAATGGATGAGCTG ACCTTCATTAAACGCTATAAAGGCGAAGCTAACCATTGGTTTGGGCTGCGAAAGGAGAAGGATGACAGCTGGTGGTGGACCAACGGCACAGCCTTCAACAACTG GTTTGAGGTGCGGGGTGGTGGGGCCTGTGCATACCTGAACCACGAGAGGATCAGCTCATCCCTGTGCCACACCAAGAAGAACTGGCTGTGCAGCAGACCCGACAATTACATCCTCTGGAAGCAAAAAGCATATCCGTAA
- the LOC126034992 gene encoding killer cell lectin-like receptor subfamily B member 1B allele C isoform X3 — protein MAGEIIYADLRHPGDGFSSAEKRHAPALCPRWHGVVLKVSGLGHLILLVLVVVLSAWACAGCKLCPQDWQLHGDRCYRLSKETGNWNQGKKGCENQGSQLAMLRDKKEEEYIKNITGGRTQPVWIGLLSSHRKWRWVDNTSLNTKMFHTLPEVDEGCGTLKNKVLEVDICNAEHEWVCQKHPFQLSPSMVGGGEKCDSSV, from the exons ATGGCTGGGGAAATAATTTATGCTGATTTAAGGCATCCTGGGGatggtttttcttctgctgagaAGCGTCACG CTCCTGCCTTGTGCCCACGGTGGCATGGGGTCGTCCTCAAAGTCAGTGGGCTGGGGCACCTCatcctgctggtgctggtggtagTGCTGAGCGCATGGG CCTGTGCTGGCTGCAAGCTGTGTCCCCAGGACTGGCAGCTCCATGGGGACAGATGCTACCGGCTTTCCAAGGAAACGGGGAACTGGAATCAAGGCAAGAAAGGCTGCGAAAATCAGGGGTCTCAGCTGGCAATGCTCCGGGACAAGAAAGAAGAG GAGTACATCAAGAATATTACAGGCGGACGCACGCAGCCGGTGTGGATTGGATTACTATCATCCCACAGGAAATGGAGATGGGTGGACAACACATCCCTCAACACCAAAAT GTTTCACACCCTGCCGGAGGTGGATGAAGGGTGTGGGACACTGAAAAACAAGGTGTTGGAGGTCGATATCTGTAACGCTGAACACGAGTGGGTTTGCCAGAAACACCCTTTCCAGCTCTCCCCATCGATGGTGGGAGGTGGAGAGAAATGCGACTCCTCTGTCTGA
- the LOC126034992 gene encoding killer cell lectin-like receptor subfamily B member 1B allele B isoform X2, whose protein sequence is MAGEIIYADLRHPGDGFSSAEKRHAPALCPRWHGVVLKVSGLGHLILLVLVVVLSAWVFQGSLQPVMTSIPWQGSETRGKNHTEQCMISALMQYYCKPRQDSPTACAGCKLCPQDWQLHGDRCYRLSKETGNWNQGKKGCENQGSQLAMLRDKKEEEYIKNITGGRTQPVWIGLLSSHRKWRWVDNTSLNTKMSRQFLGVQAILQAGKAKTSVPQVVCR, encoded by the exons ATGGCTGGGGAAATAATTTATGCTGATTTAAGGCATCCTGGGGatggtttttcttctgctgagaAGCGTCACG CTCCTGCCTTGTGCCCACGGTGGCATGGGGTCGTCCTCAAAGTCAGTGGGCTGGGGCACCTCatcctgctggtgctggtggtagTGCTGAGCGCATGGG TTTTTCAGGGCTCTCTGCAGCCGGTGATGACAAGCATTCCCTGGCAAGGCAGCGAGACCAGGGGAAAGAACCACACGGAGCAATGCATGATTTCAGCCCTGATGCAGTATTACTGCAAGCCCCGGCAGGACAGCCCCACAG CCTGTGCTGGCTGCAAGCTGTGTCCCCAGGACTGGCAGCTCCATGGGGACAGATGCTACCGGCTTTCCAAGGAAACGGGGAACTGGAATCAAGGCAAGAAAGGCTGCGAAAATCAGGGGTCTCAGCTGGCAATGCTCCGGGACAAGAAAGAAGAG GAGTACATCAAGAATATTACAGGCGGACGCACGCAGCCGGTGTGGATTGGATTACTATCATCCCACAGGAAATGGAGATGGGTGGACAACACATCCCTCAACACCAAAAT GTCAAGACAATTTTTGGGGGTGCAGGCAATCCTCCAAGCTGGGAAAGCAAAAACATCGGTGCCCCAGGTGGTGTGTCGATAG
- the LOC126034995 gene encoding uncharacterized protein LOC126034995: MEPLWALLAALALVPICPGPAAEPCPTITAYIHQDNQVTIPINFTGKTFHLQKRNGTSWENFALCLGSRCHKTSSATAGVRLWDGKLELSEASAGTYRAQGSLDNACLVHIVLHEPTPSPLLTHATSPEPAEPTDWLRLSYPISIAAGIIVAVIIVFSLCLYTCGSWHSWQRLNCVRCCIQKGEENWNSQSRSLSQGKASTCSSFSQLLSSPD, from the exons ATGGAGCCCCTCTGGGCGCTGCTGGCGGCGCTGGCGCTGGTCCCGATCTGCCCCGGTCCGGCAG CTGAGCCATGTCCCACCATCACCGCCTACATTCACCAGGACAATCAGGTCACCATCCCCATCAACTTCACCGGAAAAACGTTCCACCTGCAAAAACGCAACGGGACGAGCTGGGAGAACTTTGCCCTCTGCCTGGGGAGCCGCTGCCACAAAACCAGCAGCGCCACGGCTGGCGTCAGGCTGTGGGACGGGAAACTGGAGCTCAGCGAAGCTTCGGCTGGAACCTACCGAGCCCAGGGCAGCTTGGACAATGCCTGCCTGGTGCACATCGTCCTGCACG agccGACGCCGTCTCCGCTCCTGACCCACGCGACGTCTCCTGAGCCTGCAGAACCCACCG attgGCTTCGTCTGTCCTATCCCATCTCCATTGCTGCTGGGATAATCGTTGCCGTCATCATCGTCTTCAGTTTGTGCTTGTACACCTGCGGCTCCTGGCATTCCTGGCAGCGTCTGAACTGTGTTCGCTGTTGCAtccagaaaggagaagaaaattggAATTCTCAGAGCAGGAGCCTCAGCCAGGGCAAAGCCTCGACCTGCAGCTCGTTTTCACAGTTGCTGTCTTCCCCTGATTga
- the LOC126035003 gene encoding C-type lectin domain family 2 member B-like isoform X3, whose protein sequence is MHSATAHDLEPDAPPLPRPRAKNSPAACSLFIYGSVMSHVQAFQPRPQPCFRCPFDWIGYRGKCYYFSEAEGNWTSSQDNCSALGASLAMLDSMEDLSFVIRYKGISEHWIGLSREDEEQPWRWVNHSHLSRLFRIHGGGLCAYLNNNGLSSSRCSTERSWVCNKLELQSPSKGNGMRWAQNLCFSS, encoded by the exons atgcacagtgcaactgctcacgaCCTGGAACctgatgctccgccacttcccagGCCAAGAGCCAAGAACTCCCCCGCAGCCTGCTCCCTATTTATATACGGAAgcgtgatgtcacacg TGCAGGCTTTTCAGCCTCGTCCCCAACCCTGCTTTCGGTGTCCATTCGACTGGATCGGGTACAGAGGAAAATGCTACTATTTTTCGGAGGCTGAGGGGAACTGGACATCCAGCCAGGACAATTGCTCAGCACTTGGTGCTTCCTTGGCCATGCTTGACAGCATGGAAGACTTG aGCTTCGTGATAAGATACAAAGGGATCTCAGAGCATTGGATTGGCCTTTCACGGGAAGATGAGGAGCAGCCATGGAGATGGGTGAACCACTCGCATTTATCTCGCCT GTTCCGGATCCACGGTGGTGGCCTCTGCGCCTACCTGAACAACAACGGGCTCAGCTCCTCCCGCTGCAGCACTGAGAGGAGCTGGGTTTGCAATAAGCTCGAGCTGCAGAGCCCGAGCAAGGGCAATGGAATGAGATGGGCTCAAAACCTTTGCTTCAGCTCCTAA
- the LOC126034996 gene encoding C-type lectin domain family 2 member B-like isoform X1 yields the protein MGKGAQKPGSSDQEEVLNNCKDIEKDCKWGSNTKKPDQERSRSSQVFVPLCVVLVLLTFVLLVALTAFSFAVVRSGSRLPQPDFSHVCPDTWLGFQGKCYYFSEAESNWTTSQESCKALGASLALINTMDELTFIKRYKGEANHWFGLRKEKDDSWWWTNGTAFNNWFEVRGGGACAYLNHERISSSLCHTKKNWLCSRPDNYILWKQKAYP from the exons ATGGGGAAAGGAGCACAAAAGCCAGGTTCTTCAGACCAAGAGGAAGTGTTGAACAACTGCAAGGATATAGAGAAAGATTGCAAGTGGG GGTCCAACACCAAGAAGCCCGACCAGGAAAGATCGCGCTCGTCTCAGGTTTTCGTCCCTCTGTGTGTGGTGCTGGTGCTCCTCACCTTCGTCCTGCTGGTGGCCTTGACTG CTTTCTCTTTTGCAGTTGTCCGTTCAGGATCCCGTTTGCCTCAGCCTGACTTCTCCCACGTCTGCCCAGACACCTGGCTTGGTTTCCAAGGGAAATGCTATTATTTTTCTGAGGCTGAGAGCAATTGGACCACCAGTCAGGAAAGCTGCAAGGCCCTGGGAGCTTCACTGGCCCTCATAAACACAATGGATGAGCTG ACCTTCATTAAACGCTATAAAGGCGAAGCTAACCATTGGTTTGGGCTGCGAAAGGAGAAGGATGACAGCTGGTGGTGGACCAACGGCACAGCCTTCAACAACTG GTTTGAGGTGCGGGGTGGTGGGGCCTGTGCATACCTGAACCACGAGAGGATCAGCTCATCCCTGTGCCACACCAAGAAGAACTGGCTGTGCAGCAGACCCGACAATTACATCCTCTGGAAGCAAAAAGCATATCCGTAA